Proteins co-encoded in one Pseudomonadota bacterium genomic window:
- a CDS encoding cytochrome c oxidase assembly protein, with translation MWGLSLLKDQQLAGLLMWVPMGIVYLGACLMLASRLVASR, from the coding sequence TTGTGGGGACTGAGCCTGCTCAAAGATCAGCAGCTCGCCGGGCTTCTCATGTGGGTTCCCATGGGAATCGTTTATCTGGGCGCCTGCCTAATGCTGGCCAGTCGACTCGTTGCATCCCGGTAG
- a CDS encoding DUF1269 domain-containing protein yields IGMFFLSPLLGAAVGAGSGALAGFLSDIGVSDNFMKDLGSTLTPGTSALFVLFRKITADKVLEGLKQFKGRVLQTSLTQDQEEELRKALSSAGLPAP; encoded by the coding sequence ATCGGGATGTTTTTCCTAAGCCCGCTGCTGGGCGCAGCGGTCGGAGCTGGAAGCGGCGCTCTCGCTGGGTTTCTCTCCGACATAGGCGTTTCCGATAATTTCATGAAAGATCTCGGATCAACACTGACGCCCGGGACATCCGCCCTATTCGTGCTGTTTCGCAAGATTACGGCCGACAAGGTGCTCGAAGGGCTGAAACAGTTCAAAGGAAGAGTGCTCCAGACCTCCCTGACGCAAGACCAAGAGGAGGAACTGCGCAAAGCTCTGTCGTCGGCAGGGTTGCCTGCACCGTAG